Proteins from a genomic interval of Diaminobutyricimonas aerilata:
- a CDS encoding helix-turn-helix domain-containing protein — protein sequence MVRLPLTPAEVERGQRLGALLRQARGERPMLETALAAHVSPETLRKIETGRIATPAFPTIAAIADVLGLSLDAVWAEISGPERAASDPDAAKRLAS from the coding sequence ATGGTCCGGTTGCCCCTCACCCCCGCCGAGGTCGAGCGCGGGCAGCGCCTCGGCGCCCTTCTGCGCCAGGCCCGCGGCGAGCGCCCGATGCTCGAGACCGCGCTCGCGGCCCACGTCTCGCCCGAGACCCTGCGCAAGATCGAGACGGGCCGCATCGCGACCCCGGCGTTCCCGACCATCGCCGCGATCGCCGACGTGCTCGGCCTCTCGCTCGACGCCGTGTGGGCCGAGATCAGCGGGCCGGAACGGGCGGCTTCCGACCCCGACGCCGCGAAGCGGCTGGCCTCGTAG
- the map gene encoding type I methionyl aminopeptidase, whose product MIEIFSPTELRRARVTGALVGDILQTLKERTVVGTNLLEIDRWTREMIVEAGAVSCYVDYAPSFGRGPFGHYICTAVNDAVLHGMPHDYALADGDLLTLDLAVEVDGIAADAAISFVVGDAPSPESAALIETTERALRAGIAAAVPGGRIGDISHAIGSVLSAAGYPINTEFGGHGIGSTMHQDPHISNTGRPGRGYRLRPGLLLALEPWVMADTDELVVDADGWTLRSATGCRTAHTEHTIAITDDGPEVLTLPPRG is encoded by the coding sequence ATGATCGAGATCTTCAGTCCCACCGAACTGCGCCGGGCGCGGGTCACCGGCGCGCTCGTCGGCGACATCCTGCAGACGCTCAAGGAGCGGACCGTCGTCGGCACCAACCTGCTCGAGATCGACCGCTGGACCCGGGAGATGATCGTCGAGGCCGGGGCCGTGTCGTGCTACGTCGACTACGCACCGTCGTTCGGGCGCGGGCCGTTCGGCCACTACATCTGCACGGCCGTCAACGACGCCGTGCTGCACGGCATGCCGCACGACTACGCGCTCGCGGACGGCGACCTGCTGACCCTCGACCTCGCGGTGGAGGTCGACGGGATCGCCGCGGACGCCGCGATCAGCTTCGTGGTGGGCGATGCCCCCTCGCCCGAGAGCGCGGCGCTCATCGAGACGACCGAGCGCGCCCTGCGCGCCGGGATCGCCGCGGCCGTGCCGGGCGGCCGGATCGGCGACATCTCCCACGCGATCGGCTCGGTGCTGAGTGCCGCCGGATATCCGATCAACACCGAGTTCGGCGGACACGGCATCGGGTCGACGATGCACCAGGATCCGCACATCTCGAACACCGGACGCCCCGGTCGTGGCTACCGGCTGCGTCCCGGGCTGCTGCTGGCGCTCGAGCCGTGGGTGATGGCGGACACCGACGAACTCGTCGTCGACGCGGACGGGTGGACCCTGCGCAGCGCGACCGGCTGCCGCACGGCTCACACCGAGCACACCATCGCGATCACCGACGACGGACCCGAGGTCCTCACGCTGCCGCCGCGGGGCTGA
- a CDS encoding DNA alkylation repair protein — protein MAGADEVAAALVRATDDASIRRVARRFAALPPTEIDSLLWSEHRPDRLAALLILVEQYRAGRDPSAVVEQLLDAARAERVDDEELVAAVAESILGDAHREGSRNRFFQLAKSDVVWVRMLALLATGVFVKAGDPSTTLELVERLAPERHPGMRQASATLLRTIGKRMPDTLIPFLDRTARRLPREVVQMAVEHLPADEADRIRSLAKG, from the coding sequence ATGGCAGGTGCAGACGAGGTCGCCGCCGCGCTCGTGCGCGCGACCGACGACGCGAGCATCCGCCGGGTCGCCCGCCGCTTCGCCGCCCTGCCGCCCACCGAGATCGATTCCCTGCTCTGGAGCGAGCATCGCCCCGACCGCCTCGCCGCCCTGCTGATCCTCGTCGAGCAGTACCGAGCCGGCCGGGACCCGTCGGCCGTGGTCGAACAACTCCTCGATGCCGCGCGCGCCGAGAGGGTCGACGACGAGGAGCTCGTCGCCGCGGTCGCGGAGTCGATCCTGGGCGACGCGCACCGGGAGGGCTCGCGCAACCGCTTCTTCCAGCTCGCGAAGAGCGACGTCGTGTGGGTGCGGATGCTGGCGCTCCTCGCCACCGGCGTGTTCGTGAAGGCCGGCGACCCGTCGACGACGCTCGAGCTCGTGGAGCGCCTCGCGCCGGAACGGCATCCCGGGATGCGGCAGGCGAGTGCCACGCTCCTGCGGACGATCGGCAAGCGGATGCCCGACACCCTCATTCCGTTCCTCGATCGCACGGCACGGCGCCTGCCTCGCGAGGTCGTCCAGATGGCCGTCGAGCACCTTCCGGCCGACGAGGCGGACCGCATCCGCTCGCTCGCGAAGGGCTGA
- a CDS encoding YdcF family protein has product MRIRPLLFAAAALATRAHPDGAEAVVVLGYRNRGRRANYVNRYRVRAGLRSQRGGESSVLVLCGGAVGGDVAEAELMARYARERGYRGPLRLDRESRTTWENIRNAIPLIEHADAIKIVSNSLHAEKGRLYLAQMRPDLAERLVRADDYRFGEMLLLKPIAAVVGWRRRPRVVRTAAAAQASASASNTTVSSAG; this is encoded by the coding sequence GTGAGGATCCGGCCCCTGCTGTTCGCCGCCGCGGCGCTCGCCACGCGCGCGCACCCGGACGGCGCGGAGGCCGTCGTCGTGCTCGGCTACCGGAACCGTGGGCGACGGGCCAACTACGTGAACCGGTACCGGGTGCGTGCGGGCCTCAGATCTCAGCGCGGCGGCGAGTCGAGTGTGCTCGTGTTGTGCGGTGGCGCCGTCGGCGGCGACGTGGCGGAGGCGGAGCTGATGGCCCGGTATGCGCGCGAGCGGGGCTATCGCGGGCCGCTGCGGCTCGATCGCGAGAGCCGCACGACGTGGGAGAACATCCGCAACGCCATCCCGCTCATCGAACACGCGGATGCCATCAAGATCGTCTCGAACTCGCTGCACGCCGAGAAGGGTCGTCTCTATCTCGCACAGATGCGACCGGATCTCGCCGAGCGGCTGGTGCGCGCCGACGACTACCGCTTCGGCGAGATGTTGCTGCTCAAACCGATCGCGGCGGTCGTCGGATGGAGGCGCCGGCCTCGAGTGGTCCGCACAGCGGCCGCGGCTCAGGCCTCCGCGAGCGCCTCGAACACGACCGTCTCGTCCGCCGGCTGA
- a CDS encoding MFS transporter → MTTTLTSDSPAGAVRIERAPRSGHALAALGIGVGAFATLQSLLVPVLPLVQVDLLTDASGVAWTLTAWLITAAVATPLLGRVGDLIGRRRVFLLALGAIAVGSLVAALAPNLTVLLVGRVLQGVGGAIFPLGFGLVREIMPAGRVGSGIGVLSAIVSSGAGIGTALAGPLSTLVGWRGLFLVPLIGVLISALMVRRFVPAADERGSGRINVPAAILLSTWLVAALLPLSLAGSVGWTSPFILGSFAVAALALAGWIVVELRSSEPLVDMRMLRLPGVWNTNVAAILLGAAMFGVWAYFARFLQEPTSTGYGLGASVAESGLLMLPMLVLMAFAGLATGPLTKWIGLRTQLTIAAALVAASTAAIALVHETAFELALWAAVFGIGLGLANAATASIVVQSVPLNQTGVASGMNANFRTIGSAIGTAVTTAIVTGTSHGATSEPTEAGYTMGFLVLAGAALLAAVAAVAGRPRRRRRQPADETVVFEALAEA, encoded by the coding sequence ATGACCACCACCCTCACCTCCGACTCGCCCGCGGGAGCCGTACGGATCGAGCGCGCGCCGCGCTCCGGGCACGCGCTCGCCGCTCTCGGCATCGGCGTCGGCGCGTTCGCCACGCTGCAGTCGCTGCTCGTGCCGGTGCTGCCCCTCGTGCAGGTCGACCTGCTCACCGACGCCTCCGGCGTCGCGTGGACGCTCACCGCCTGGCTCATCACCGCCGCCGTCGCGACCCCGCTGCTCGGCCGCGTCGGCGACCTCATCGGACGCCGCCGCGTGTTCCTGCTGGCCCTGGGCGCCATCGCCGTCGGAAGCCTCGTCGCCGCCCTCGCGCCCAACCTCACCGTGCTGCTCGTCGGTCGCGTGCTGCAGGGTGTCGGTGGCGCCATCTTCCCGCTCGGCTTCGGCCTCGTGCGCGAGATCATGCCCGCCGGCCGGGTGGGCTCCGGCATCGGCGTGCTCTCGGCGATCGTCTCATCCGGCGCCGGCATCGGCACCGCGCTGGCCGGGCCGCTGTCGACCCTCGTCGGCTGGCGCGGGCTGTTCCTCGTGCCGCTCATCGGCGTGCTCATCAGCGCCCTCATGGTGCGCCGGTTCGTGCCGGCGGCCGACGAGCGCGGAAGCGGCCGCATCAACGTGCCGGCCGCTATCCTGCTCTCCACCTGGCTCGTCGCCGCCCTGCTCCCGCTGAGCCTCGCCGGCAGTGTCGGATGGACCTCGCCGTTCATCCTCGGCTCCTTCGCGGTGGCCGCACTCGCGCTCGCCGGCTGGATCGTCGTGGAACTGCGATCCTCCGAGCCCCTCGTCGACATGCGGATGCTGCGCCTTCCGGGCGTGTGGAACACGAACGTCGCCGCCATCCTGCTCGGTGCCGCGATGTTCGGCGTGTGGGCGTACTTCGCCCGCTTCCTGCAGGAGCCGACCTCCACCGGTTACGGGCTCGGCGCCTCCGTCGCGGAGTCCGGACTGCTCATGCTGCCGATGCTCGTGCTCATGGCGTTCGCGGGCCTGGCCACCGGCCCGCTCACGAAGTGGATCGGGTTGCGCACGCAGCTCACGATCGCCGCGGCGCTCGTCGCCGCCTCCACCGCCGCCATCGCGCTGGTGCACGAGACCGCGTTCGAGCTCGCGCTGTGGGCGGCCGTGTTCGGCATCGGCCTCGGTCTCGCGAACGCCGCGACGGCGAGCATCGTGGTGCAGAGCGTTCCGCTCAACCAGACCGGCGTCGCGAGCGGGATGAACGCCAACTTCCGCACCATCGGCTCGGCCATCGGCACCGCCGTGACCACGGCGATCGTGACCGGCACCTCGCACGGCGCCACCAGCGAGCCCACCGAGGCCGGGTACACGATGGGCTTCCTCGTGCTCGCCGGCGCTGCGCTGCTCGCCGCAGTCGCCGCCGTCGCCGGCCGACCCCGCCGCCGTCGCCGTCAGCCGGCGGACGAGACGGTCGTGTTCGAGGCGCTCGCGGAGGCCTGA